GATTTACCAGAACCAGACGGGCCTATAATGCAAATCACCTCACCTTTCATAACGTCAATCGAGACACCCTTCAGAACCTCAAGTGCGCCAAAGCTCTTACGCACGTCTTTTAGAGAAACTATCGGTTTTTCAGCGGTCCAAGTCATAATATCAATCTCACAATTTTACTGCGTATTTACGCTCTAGCCGCATGGTCAGCCGTGCAATCGGATAACAATATACAAAGAATAGCAATAATGCGAAGCCATAGAAGGGCACAAGAAGTTCTGGGTGGTTGTCTTCTGCTTCCATTGCCTGTCGGCTAAGTGTGATAATCTCTTCAATCCCCAGCAAGCTGCATAAGGGCGTTGCCATGGTCAAAATCGCATACCAGTTCATCCAGGGTGGTAGCATGCGTTTGAAACACTGCGGAAGAATAATCTGCCATAGGATTTGCCTTCGACTGAAGGCTAAGCTTTCTGCTGCCTCCCACTGCGCTGTCGGAACAGATTGAACTGCGCCGCGCACCACCTCAGAGATATTGGCCATTACGGGCAGGCTTAGGCCGAAGACCCCTTTCATCCAGTCGGGCACACGGATAGTTTGACCGAAAATTGTAAATTCAAACGGTAGCGCCAGCAGCACAATAAATAAGATCACCAGCCATGGAGAATTGCGAAAAAGCTGCGTTATAAACCAAGAAAACGCGCGCAACGGACCAAAAGTTGAAATCTGCCCTAGCCCCAATGCCGTCCCCGCACAGGTTCCTATTACCAGCGTCCAGAATGATATCAAAACATTGAACAAAAATCCCGAGACGAGCAGAAATGGCATCCATCGCCACAGCGCCCCAAAAGCGTCATCAATAGAGAAACCCGATTGAGCAGAGACGATAGAGGGATAGACACCGATTACCGCTAGTATGAGCAGAGGCGTCCATAAGGGTAGAGTTGCGAGCCAGCGCGTGAATATATAGCCGTCTGGGCTATGGGCTCTGATATCAAACGGTTTTAGGACCGCCATACCGCCTTTTACCGGCGTATCTATTCCAGATATTTGCTTCATAGGCCGTATCCTGGAATCTTTATGGATCGCTCCCATCGAGACATACCAAATACCAGTATGGCAACCAATCCCACATATGCCACAAACACTAACAACATCGTCGGATATTGAGCGGATGGATAATCGTTCCAGATAGTAACAGAGTGATAGAGGAGCTCTGGCACAGCAATTGCAAAGGCTTGGGTCGTGGTTTTGACCAAGTTGACTAAATTGTTGTTAAGCGCTGGCAGACTAACGCGGAAGGCAAGCGGTAACAAAACGTAACTGTAGATTTGAAGACGAGAGAAGCCCAAGGATTCGGCTGCTTCGACAGTACTTTCGGGCACTGCCTCAATCCCAGCCCGAAAGATCTCTACATTAAAGGCTCCTGCAAACATCGACAGTGAAACAATTGCCCAGCCAACATTTGAAATAATCGGCTCTACTGTCCATCCATCCACTCCTACAACAACAGGGGTGAACTGGCCCAGAGCAAAATAAAAGAACAAAAGTTGGACCATGGGCGGAGTATTGCGAAAAAATTGGATGTATCCTTGAACAATTGCTCGCACAAGGCGCGATGGCGCCCCCTGCATCCATGCTCCTACAACTCCAATAAAAATAGAGAAAATTAGGCACATGACGCTCAGCTTGATCGTCATCCATAGACCAGACAATATTTTTCCCTGCTGGCGATCCTCATACATCCATATGAAGTTCCAACGTGGTGCTGTATCCGCTAGTTGCCGAAAGTATTCTTCCATGAAATTCAATTCCGAAGCGCCCCCCCACAACAAAAGCGGAGGAGCGTCAGGTTGCTTGAGTGAATTATTTAATCCAATCGCTGTTACGCTCGTTCTGCATCTGCAGGAAAGCCGTGGGTTTGATGCCCCACTTCTTTTCCAATGCTATCAGCGTGCCTTCGCGATGCCAGTTATATTGCATGCCGGACATAAAATTACCAAAAACACAGCTGGCTTCAGCAAGCGGCACGCCAAGACCCCAAGGGTTGTCATCTTCTGACGCCAATGGCATTTCAAACTCGTCCCAGTTGCCAGAGCTCAGGTCAGAGCCGATAGAGCTGTCGTCGTAAACCCATGCGACGCATTTCCGATCTCTTAGAGCTTGCTTTGCTTCAGCATTACCAGTGAATGCCATGATTTCAACGCCATAACGCTCTTCCGTAATCTGATTATAAAAAGCACCCTGCTTGCCGCAAACCTTTTTGCCGCGTAGGTCTTCCCAAGAGGTAAATCCAAGCGCCTTAGGAGACATAATATTCGTACCAGAGGTGTAGTAGTTTGGCCCCGGAATACCAACGATCTTGCGGCGATCTGCACGGTCCGACATGGTCGCAATCATCATGTCGATTTTGCCCTGTTCTAGGAACTGCATGCGATTAGATGATTGTACGGGAACCAATTCGGCCTCAACGCCCATTTTGGCGGCGACATCCATGGCCATATCAATCTCCATGCCAACAAGATTTCCGCTATCATCACGAAAACCCCAAGGTTTGTAATCCGCTTTAACACCAATTACGATTTTGCCGCTCGACATTACCTTGTTCCAAACATCGTTGGTGCACTGAGCACTGACAGTTCCCACGGACATAGCGGCCAGCGCTAGGCCACTGATAGCGGTCTTGAAAAATTTATTCATAGTTTGATTCTCCTTTGTTGGTGGCAAGAGCTTCTTGCCAATACTCTTTTAAGATGTGATTTTGCCGTTCTACCGCAGCAATGTGTTTTTGCGCCTCAGTGCCCCGCTCGCGTATAACCATATCTACTAGCGCCTCCAACACAACCATAAGCGCTACATGCGAGGGGAAGAATTGCGGACTTCTGGTGTCCACAAAAAAACTATAATCGGCCAAAGTAACCAGAGGTGATAAGGCATTGTCAGTGATTGCCACTACCGGGACTTTTGCATTTACGACATGTTTTGCAATTGTAAGAGATCGCGCTGAATAAGGATTTACCGCTGTTACTAAGCACGCATCTTTCGACCCTAGATCAGCCAGCTCCGAAGATAAACCGTCCCCAGCACGGCCAAGCACTTTCCAGCCAGTCAGCGACATATTTGCTATGTAAGAGGCATAGTCCATTAAACCGCGAGAGCTCATCTCGCCTATCAAAACGACACGCCTTGCATCAGCCAGAAGTCGAGCCGCACCTGTTAACTTATTCGAATCTGTCTGTTCTACAAAATGCTGCAAGTTACGTATCGCGGTCGTGGCATGACCACTAATAAGAGATGGTTCTTCTGCATTTTCATTTACTTTGGAGATGAGCGATTTTGCCCGGTCAGCAAGGATGGTTTTATTGCGCAATACGTCCTTACGGCACAGGTCGCGCAACTGATCGTAATTTCGCAACCCCACCGCACGTGCCAACCGAGTAAAAGTTGGTGCCGGTAATTGTGAAAGTTCCGCAACGTGTCGCTGTGAGCGGGTGGCAACGTCTCCTGAGTTTTCAAGAATAAAACGGGCAGCACGTCGTAGCTGCGGGCTCAGTGCCTGCAATCGTTTGGCTGAAAGATCCATTAAACTTAAAGGGAATGTTTGATCCAATTTTTTGTTGCGTTCCTTACATCCGGAGACATTATTGAAATATAAATTTCAAGATTCGTCAAGGAATCAGTCAGATGACAGATAGCAACTTCCCATCCCATGCATCGGTCGTTGTCATTGGCGGCGGCATCATGGGGTGCTCTACTCTCTATCACCTTGGGAAAATGGGAGTTTCAGATGCAATTTTGTTGGAGCGAAATAAGCTAACCAGCGGCACAACGTGGCACTCAGCGGCGCAAGTTCGGGCTCTACGGAGTTCACATAATCTGACCAGAATGATCCAATATTCAGTACAACTTTATTCCCAACTTGAGGAAGAAGCTGGGCAGAATGTGGGTTGGATTCAAAAAGGTTCTCTGTCGATTGCGACTAATCCCAACCGCTTGATTCATATAAAGCGTCAGGAAGCAATGGCGCATGTCTACGGCGTTAACGCAAGATCTATATCGCCTCAAGAAGCAAAAGAGCGCTGGCCACTAATGAATGCAAAAGATGTGCTGGGTGCGGTCTGGTCACCAGATGACGGACGGGTTTCACCGTCAGATGTCTGCGCGGCGCTCGTCAAAGCGGCTAAGCCGTTAGGCGCGAAGATCTTCGAAGACACTGGCGTCACGGGAATTCTTACTGAAAACGGCCGCGTCAAAGGCGTCGAAACCACAAACGGCACTGTGATGTGCGACGCTATCGCACTGTGTACTGGCCTTTGGTCTCGCGAAGCGGGCGCATTGGCAGGAGCAGAAGTGCCAGTGTTAGCCTGTGAGCACTTCTACCTCTTGACCAAGCCAATCGACGGCTTCTTCGGCAACACACCGACTCTATCTGACCATGACAACCGCCTCTATATTCGCGACGATTCTGGCGGAATTTTAGTGGGATGTTTTGAGCCAATGGGAAAATCCATAGCACCCGGAGTGCTGGATGCGAATTTTGAATTTGGCCTACTGCCTGAAGACTGGGACCATTTTGAACCGATGATGATGAATGCATTGCAACGTTTGCCAGCTTTGGAGACTGCCGAAGTCAAAATGTTGCTGAATGGGCCGGAAAGCTTCACGCCCGATGGCAACTTTATGCTTGGCGAAACCGTTGAAACCAAAGGGCTATTCCTTGGTTGCGGCATGAATTCGGTCGGAATCGCATCGGGTGGTGGTGCGGGTATGAACTTAGCCCATTGCATCTTGCATGGGCATACCGCTTATGATCTTTCAGAAGCAGATGCTAAAAGATTGGCGCCAGTCTTCAACAACATCGAACATTTGATGAGGCGGGTGCCCGAAATCCTTGGAACACATTACGATATCGCATTCCCAGGTAAACAGCTCTCGACTGCCCGAAATCTCCGCGCCCTACCGCTGGAAAGCGAATACAAGGGGGCAGGAGCGCATATGGGACAATTTTATGGTTGGGAACGGCCTTTGTACTTTGGCAAAACCGAAGAACCGCGAATGACATTTCACCGCCCTGATTGGTTTGAAAATGTTCGTACTGAAGTTATGGCCGCACATGAGAGAGCTGCAATTTTTGATTGTTCATCTTTCGGAAAGATTGAGGTGCGCGGACCAGAAGCCGAAGCGTTTCTTTTACACACTTGTTCTGGGTTTCTCAGTCGTGCACCTGGGTCTGTGATTTACACTGCAGTTCTCAATGAACGCGGTACTTTTGAGAGCGACATCACTGCTCAGCGAATTGCACATGACCATTATCGGTTGTTTGTTGGCACCGACGCCATCAAACGTGATCTTGCGTGGTTTCAAAAACATTCCGAGGGATTTTCAGTTAGCATGACTGATAGTACCGAAGACTATGCCGTCTTAGGACTCATGGGACCTGAAGCAGCCAGAATTGTCTCTGAGTGTGGAGCGCCGGAACTTCACCAACTTGCCTACTTTAAGGTAGGTGCTGCACATATAGCAGGAAAACATGTGCGTGCTGCGCGAATGTCTTATGTTGGCGAACCAGGGTGGGAAATCACAATGAAAGCCGAAAACGCAGCTACGATCTATATGGCTCTTGTAAATGCAGGTGCAAGGCCGGCTGGTTTATATGCTCAGACTTCTATGCGGATCGAAAAAGGGTTTTGCGCTATGGGCCATGAACTGGACAGTGATGTTTCGCCTGTCGATACCGGGCTTGATTTTGCGACTCGTGAGGAAGGCGGCTTTATCGGAGCAGAAGCGCTTGCAGTGCGTCGAAAAATTAAAGGGAGATCGTCTTTGATTTCTCTCAAGTTTCACGATGAAAAAGCTGTACCCTTAGGCCATGAACCAATCTATTACGATGGCGATATCATTGGTCAAACCAGTTCTTGCGCCTTCGGGTATCGCATCGGCAAACCCGTCGCTTTGGGCAAGGTCCACAACAGACCGTCTTCTGGAACCGCCGTAAAAGTAGATATCGCACGGCAACTGTTTGACGCGACATTGTTCACCTGCGCACTCTTCGATGCTAAAGCCCAGCGAATGAAAAGTTAATATGGCGCAACCCTAAAAGATCCGTTTGCTGCCAAAACACTCTTAACGTTAGTCATTTGATGATAGAGCGCCGCCTCTCACGGTGGTAACAGGCTTCAATCACATACGAATATTACGAAACAATCAGCGCAGGGATAGAGAATAAACCTTACTTGCTCGCACGCGAGCGCTCACGTTTTTAATTGAAATGAATGATGCCAGTATTTTGAGAAATTTTTAGCGATTTTGGAAATACTTGGCCAAATTTTACTGAAGCTCATTTAAGTGCAGCGGTAAAACGCATCTCGTTCAAACACCAAAAAGCTCTGCAATTCCCAGTGCAGCCTCTCCGGCACCCGTGTAAATCAGATAAGTCTTGTGCTCAGTTTGAAATATGCAAGGATCGCGAAGGGCACATTCATCTGATCGCGCCATACCTAGATCAGATTTGCGAATGAGATGGTTTGAACCTTCCCAAATTAGCTCTGGTTTCAGTATTATTTTCGTCTCAATAATGGCCCATGTTTTCCATGGCTGATTTAAGTCTATAATCGAGTGCAGTAAGCTTTCGGGAGCATCGCCAACTCGAGACCAAATGACGTGAAGAATATCGCCTTTAACCAAAACTGCAGAATGACGATGTTCGGTTGGAAAAATCCATCCGCCTGTTTGGAACACGCCATTTTCGGACTCACGCAGAACTTCGCCTCCCAGAGCAATTGCATATGTCTTACTTTCGTACCTAAAGACACGCAAATAAGTTTGTTCGATACGCTTGGGGTGGACTTTCCAAGTCAATCCGTCTTTTGAAGTTGCAGTAAGGCTCCTTTGTTTTCCGTCGTGATCAAGCCCGTGAAAGTACATTTTTAGTTCACAACGATGATGGTCAATATGAACATCAGGAGATGCTATATGTGGATAGAGACCCGAAATACCTCGTTTTACCGCCCAATTTGGCTCGGGTACATTAGGTTTTTGCTGAACAAACGGGGTATCCGATAGCGTTAAAACACCTCCGACATAGACTGTCCAAGGTCCTGTTAGCTGATTAGCAAAAGCTAGCCGAATATGATCTCCACAATGATGAGAGAAATAGAGATAATATTCGGCTTTTCGGCTTTTTAACCAAGCGGGCATCTTTATCAGCGAAGGGCCATTCACATTACCTTCCAAGCGCGCATCCATTCTGGCGTCAATCAAAGGCCGTGTTAGTAAACGCTTTGCTAATAACTGCATGACGCAATTTTAGTTTAATGCTTCCTAGCCTCAAAAGAAAATTTGTTTAATTGCTGCTCTTATTTTGAACTATGTAGCAGCACAACACCTATCAAGATGGCAATAGAAGCAATCAATTTGAGGAGACTAGCGGGTTCTTTTAAAAAGAAAACGCCCATGAAAAAAGCAAAGACAATGCTAGTCTCTCTTAAAGCTGTCACTAAAGCAATTGGGGCTTTTGTGAAGGCCCAAATTACCAGCGCGTAAGCTGTAAATGATCCGGTTCCCCCAATTAGTAAATGTGACAGTCCATGATGGGGCAGGTTATTGAGTGTTTTGGGAGATTTCCAAGCGAGATAGGCTACCATTAAGAAGCCATTCCCTATGGCCAAAAGACAAAAAAATCCAAGTGATGAACCGGCGAGACGGGCACCAAGGCCATCTATCAGGGAATAAGAGGCGATAAAGAGACCCGTAATTAGGGCGAATATCGATGCACTATGGCGTTTTTGACCATCAGATTTTTGACCAAAAGCCAAGCTTATTACTGCAACACCTATAATTATTATTGAGAAGATTTTGGCATTCGAAAGCTCAACTCCTAGAACGCTCAAAGAAAAAAGCCCGACCAATAGTGGCGCAGTTCCGCGTGCAATAGGGTAAACTTTTGTAAGATCGCCGTGTTCGTAGGATTTTAATAAGAAAAGCTGATACCCAAAATGCAATACAATGCCTGTTAACAAATATGGAATGCTTTTGCTGTCAGGTATGGTTGCAAAAGGCAGAATAATAATAGCTATGGGAACATGCCCGATGACTATTGCCCCCATAGCAAGCGTCTTATACCTTATTGCACTGGTTGCAGACGCAAGACGGTGGGCAAGTGAACTCCTTGAAGGGAGAGCGTCTTCGATCCAGCACATCACTGAACGGGAAGGCCTGCGTAGCGGATCGGTCAGTCGCATTCTTCCTCTGGCCTGGCTGGCGCCAGACATTTCAACCGCGATTCTGGAAGGCCGCCAACCACTGCATCTCACTGCGAAAACATTGCGCGCGCTTCCAGAGCTGCCAATGGATTGGTCCGAGCAGCAACGTGTCCTTGGATTTGCGCAATCTTGAGGTCGTTTTGACCAGCTCAAGACCACACGTGCAAATGCCCCTCTGAGACTTTCCCCAAAACAACCCCGAAAGTGCTGAGATCAGAGATGATTTGTGAGGTCTCTGGCGCACCACTTCCCCATAACCCACGGAAATATAGACACTCTTCCGCAGAGGCATGTCGTCGGGGGTTTTAGGAAGACTAAATGGTGGGCGACCCTGCACTCCCAATAGGGGCATTTGGGCCATATTTTATTGACCAAGGTGTCCCACGAAAAAACACCGTGGGACACCTTACCAGTCCAGAGCGGCCAGTGACTGCATCCCATCGGCTGCCAATCCACGGCGCTGAACCCCCTTGGTGTAGACCTCAGATGTACGCGCTTGGGTGTGCGCCATGACCGCCATGATCTGGTATGGGTAAATTACAAAAACTGCTGAGTAGGGTCAGTGACATAATTCCCAACGGATAAAAACTTTGATGCTAAAGTCTCGAATGGTGAAAACGGCACCACTGATCGTATTTGGTCATGATCGATATTCCACTTGGCCTTTTTACTTAATAGCTAGGCCTTACTCGGACATTGAGCCTACAAACTAAAGCTGTGCTACACTTCAAAATTTAGCGATATAAATGGAGAGAAAATGCCAAATATTGTGAAATTGAGAAGGTCGCATACAGCCCATTTCAAGGCCCAGGTTGTTGTCGCAGGAATGACTAAACAGCTTAGTATCAATCAACTTTGCAAGCGCAACGGGATATCTGTAAGTTTGTATTATATATGGAAACAGCGATTTATTAGTGCGGGTACAATTGGGCTTGAAAGGCAAAATCGTCATGTGTCAAAACCGGTGCCTTCAAGAAATACAGTCGAGCTTCAAGACACGGAACTCGCAAGGCTAGAGGCAATCTTTTTAAATTCCCGCAAGGCGCTCATGACATTTTCAAGACAAACTTCTGGAGAAGAAAAATTATTGGTTCTTAAACTTGTGGGCTCGGCAAAAACTTCCAAACGGGCAGCCCTTAAACGTATCGGTATTCCCCGGTCAACTTATTATAGGTGGGTTAATACGCTACGAAAGACAGGGACACTTCAGTCCTGTGTTAGAAAGTCAGATTATTGCTGCATTACCAAGCGTGACGATATTAAAAAGATGGTTTTTCAAGTAATGCATGCTCCCCCGTCAGATTTTGGTTTTAATCGAACCACATGGAAATTAGATGAGCTTCAGGAAGCAATTGCAAAATCGGGTATTCAGGTTGGAAGGCATTCAATACGGCGGATAGTAAAGGATGCAGGTTATCGATGGTTGAAGGCGCGAGAAGTCTTGACCAGTAACGATCCTGAATATCGGCAAAAACTTTCAGACATAAAAAAAATCCTAGGAAATTTGCAAGAGCGAGAGGGCTTCTTTTCAATTGACGAATACGGACCGTTCTCAGTGAAAAAACGGCGTGGAAAGAAGCTTATTCCACCAGGGGAAACCTTTACAGTACCACAATTTCAAAAATCGAAAGGTGTACTGATAATGACGGCGGCTTTGGAACTTTCGACAAACCAAGTTACCCACTTTTATTCTAAGAAAAAGAACACTGACGAGATGATTAAGTTGCTTGATATCCTCAAAGCGGAATATCGACACCTTGATCGAATTTTTCTGTCTTGGGATGCAGCTTCATGGCACGTTTCTAAAAAACTTCTCGAGCACATTGAGCTAGGAAATTCCTGTGTTGGAACCCCATCTGGACCAAAAGTGGAACTAGCCCCACTACCCGCGGGCGCACAGTTCCTAAATGTAATCGAGGCAGTTTTCAGTGGAATGTCACGCGCTGTTATTCATAACAGTAATTATGCAAGCGTAGAGGAGGCAAAAGCAGCAATTGACCGCTACTTTTTGGAAAGAAATGAAAATTTTAAAAGACACCCCAAAAGAGCTGGAAACAAAATTTGGGGCAAAGAACCAGCCGTCACGAGTTTTTCTGAAAGCAACAATTGTAAAGATTCACGGTATCGTTAATCCCTTGGTGGATTTTGGGCTCCAGCGTGGGACACCTTCACCCTAACCCATTGATATGTTTAGGACCGGATTTTCCCTGCGTGGGACACACTGTCGTTGTCTTCATTGAATTTTTTTGTGAAGTGGTGGGCGACCCTGGAATCGAACCAGGCGTGCGTCTCCGCGAGGGAGTTACAGTCCCCTGCCACACCTTGCGGCCTGTCGCCCACTGCTCTCTTGAAAGAGCACACTGCCTGGTACAAGGGGAAAAACACAAGGTCAACCTGAAATTTATCACCCGTCCAAATCAGTTTATCCTACATCAAAAAAACGATGTTTTTGTCGGAATTACCCGGTTGACGCACCGTGACGATTAGCGCCTGTTCAGGGCATTCATGTCAAGGCTTAGGGAAAGGCCTCTGGCTTGGTGCTGCGCGCCATATGATCTAAAACGGCATTTACAAATTTTGCTTCTTTTCCTTCTGGGTAAAAAGCTGATGCAACTTCCATATATTCGGATATGATCACCTTCGGAGGAGCCCCACCGTCTAAAAGCTCGGCTCCGGCAGCCCGAAACAGCGCGCGCAAGGCTGGGTCTAACCGCCCTAATGGCCATTTTGCAACGAGGGCCTGATCGGTCAATTGGTCGATAGGCGCCTGCAGGTTTACGGCCTTAGTTATTATATTTTTAAACAGGTCAACATCGCCATCTACGAGCAGATCGCCCTCATGGTCAGCGCCAAAGCGATGGTTAAGAAATTCGGTGCAGATGGTTTCGGTGGTTTGACCAGAGCTTTCCATCTGAAACAGCGCTTGCATCGCATAAAGCCGGCTTGCACTTTTCATCTTACGCTTTTGATTTCCACTTATCGTAAAAGCGGTGTCGGAATTTGTCATAATAGGCCTGTCTTGGGGTCTAAGGGGCCGGGGGCAAACCCGATTTTCTTTTGTCCACCCGACCAAGCGCGGCTATGCGCGATCAGATGCAAAGCTGCGGCGGCAGCGCCTCCGCCTTTATTTTGCGCCTTCGGATCTGCGCGCATCTCGGCTTGGGGGCGGTTTTCAACCGTTAAAATACCATTGCCAATGCAAAGCCCTTGCAGACCCAGAAGCGTAATGGCGCGCGAACTGTCATTGCATACGGTTTCATAATGCGTGGTCTCACCGCGAATAACGCAACCCAGCGCGACGTAGCCATCGAATTCCTGCAAGCGCTCGGCGATGCCGATCGCGGTTGGAATTTCCAAAGCCCCAGGGACTTCGGCCACGTCGAACGTGCCACCCACATCCGTAATTTGCTGCGCGGCCCCTTGCAAAAGATTATCGGCAATATCTTTGTAATAAGGCGCCACCACGATCAAAAGTTTGACCGGTTGTTCAAAGCTTGGCTGGGCTAGCGTGTAATGTTGTTCTGACTGCGCCATTACCCCAACACCGATATTTTGCGCGTTGATACAATTTCTAGCCCATAGGCGTCTAAACCCACAACTTTCGGAATCGGAGAGTTGGTCAGAAGTTCTAGCTTGGACAGGCCGAGCGAAGATAATATCTGCGCTCCAAGCCCGTATTGGCGTAATTTCTTGGGCGAGCTGTCTTCGCTGCTTTCTAATTTCATCGCCGTGTCGCGCAATAAAACCACAACACCGCGTCCCTCGCGCGCGACCAATTTCATGGCATCGCCAAATTCAGCGGCGCGCCCATTGGGTCCAGTGCCAATAATGTCGAGCATAGGGTCCAATGCGTGCATCCGCACCAATACAGGCTCGGGTCCCGAAAGATCGCCTTTGCAAAGCGCGATATGCTCATCCCCGTGGGTTTCATCTACGTAACTGCGCATCAACCAACTGCCGCCAAATTCCGATATGATTTCTTTCTCGCTTTGAACTCGTACCAAGTTGTCATGCCGCCGGCGATAGGCGATCAAATCGCTGATCGTACCAATTTTCAGTCCATGACGCTGCGCGAACCCGACTAAATCGGGCAGGCGCGACATGGTGCCATCCTCATTCATGATCTCACAAATCACACCTGAAGGATTCAAGCCGGCCAAACGGCTGATATCAACGGCGGCTTCGGTATGACCGGCGCGCACCAACACACCGCCCGTGCGTGCGCGCAAGGGAAAAACATGGCCGGGCGTTGCGATATCTGCTGCAGATTTTGACGCGTCGATCGCCACGGAAACGGTGCGGGCCCGATCCTGCGCGGATATGCCTGTTGTCACCCCTTCGCGCGCCTCGATTGAGACCGTGAATGCAGTTTCGTGGCGCGATGAATTATGCGTACTCATAAGTTGTAGCCCAAGCTGGTCAATCCGCTCAGAGGTTAGACACAGGCAAACCAACCCACGCCCATGCTGCGCCATGAAATTGATCGCATCTGGTGTGGCCATTTGGCCAGGTATCACCAGGTCGCCTTCATTCTCACGATCTTCATGGTCAACAAGAACAAACATCTTGCCGTTTCGGGCGTCTTCGATGATCTCCTCGATCGAAGAGATCATGTCGCTATAGGCGTTCTCAACCTCGCCCGCAGTTTCATAATTCATGGCTATGCTCCAGCGCTTTGGCCCTGCTTTAGTGGGTTTAAAAAGATTTGACCAGAGGCAG
The sequence above is drawn from the Rhodobacteraceae bacterium IMCC1335 genome and encodes:
- the ribB gene encoding 3,4-dihydroxy-2-butanone-4-phosphate synthase, which gives rise to MNYETAGEVENAYSDMISSIEEIIEDARNGKMFVLVDHEDRENEGDLVIPGQMATPDAINFMAQHGRGLVCLCLTSERIDQLGLQLMSTHNSSRHETAFTVSIEAREGVTTGISAQDRARTVSVAIDASKSAADIATPGHVFPLRARTGGVLVRAGHTEAAVDISRLAGLNPSGVICEIMNEDGTMSRLPDLVGFAQRHGLKIGTISDLIAYRRRHDNLVRVQSEKEIISEFGGSWLMRSYVDETHGDEHIALCKGDLSGPEPVLVRMHALDPMLDIIGTGPNGRAAEFGDAMKLVAREGRGVVVLLRDTAMKLESSEDSSPKKLRQYGLGAQILSSLGLSKLELLTNSPIPKVVGLDAYGLEIVSTRKISVLG
- a CDS encoding EamA family transporter, with the protein product MSGASQARGRMRLTDPLRRPSRSVMCWIEDALPSRSSLAHRLASATSAIRYKTLAMGAIVIGHVPIAIIILPFATIPDSKSIPYLLTGIVLHFGYQLFLLKSYEHGDLTKVYPIARGTAPLLVGLFSLSVLGVELSNAKIFSIIIIGVAVISLAFGQKSDGQKRHSASIFALITGLFIASYSLIDGLGARLAGSSLGFFCLLAIGNGFLMVAYLAWKSPKTLNNLPHHGLSHLLIGGTGSFTAYALVIWAFTKAPIALVTALRETSIVFAFFMGVFFLKEPASLLKLIASIAILIGVVLLHSSK
- a CDS encoding IS630 family transposase — encoded protein: MTFSRQTSGEEKLLVLKLVGSAKTSKRAALKRIGIPRSTYYRWVNTLRKTGTLQSCVRKSDYCCITKRDDIKKMVFQVMHAPPSDFGFNRTTWKLDELQEAIAKSGIQVGRHSIRRIVKDAGYRWLKAREVLTSNDPEYRQKLSDIKKILGNLQEREGFFSIDEYGPFSVKKRRGKKLIPPGETFTVPQFQKSKGVLIMTAALELSTNQVTHFYSKKKNTDEMIKLLDILKAEYRHLDRIFLSWDAASWHVSKKLLEHIELGNSCVGTPSGPKVELAPLPAGAQFLNVIEAVFSGMSRAVIHNSNYASVEEAKAAIDRYFLERNENFKRHPKRAGNKIWGKEPAVTSFSESNNCKDSRYR
- the nusB gene encoding transcription antitermination factor NusB, coding for MTNSDTAFTISGNQKRKMKSASRLYAMQALFQMESSGQTTETICTEFLNHRFGADHEGDLLVDGDVDLFKNIITKAVNLQAPIDQLTDQALVAKWPLGRLDPALRALFRAAGAELLDGGAPPKVIISEYMEVASAFYPEGKEAKFVNAVLDHMARSTKPEAFP
- a CDS encoding 6,7-dimethyl-8-ribityllumazine synthase, which codes for MAQSEQHYTLAQPSFEQPVKLLIVVAPYYKDIADNLLQGAAQQITDVGGTFDVAEVPGALEIPTAIGIAERLQEFDGYVALGCVIRGETTHYETVCNDSSRAITLLGLQGLCIGNGILTVENRPQAEMRADPKAQNKGGGAAAAALHLIAHSRAWSGGQKKIGFAPGPLDPKTGLL